Proteins encoded within one genomic window of Akkermansiaceae bacterium:
- a CDS encoding NAD(P)H-dependent oxidoreductase yields the protein MSKPRILVFGGSLRLESYNQKLAALAAEAAHEAGAEVTLVSLRDYRLPLFDEDHEEAEGKPEAAKRLKELFVRSDGFIIASPEYNSGITAALKNTIDWVSRADSDEEPPLLAFKGKAAAIIAASPGGYGGARSLAQLRILLGNIRVDVIDGEVTIPKAYEAFTADDRLIDGAQMAAVEQLVGRLVDKLRKAES from the coding sequence ATGAGCAAGCCACGCATCCTCGTCTTTGGCGGCAGCCTCCGCCTGGAATCCTACAATCAGAAACTCGCGGCACTGGCTGCGGAAGCCGCCCATGAGGCGGGGGCGGAGGTGACCCTCGTCTCGCTCAGGGATTACCGTCTGCCCCTGTTCGACGAGGACCACGAGGAAGCGGAAGGCAAGCCGGAGGCGGCGAAGAGGCTGAAGGAACTGTTCGTGCGCAGCGACGGTTTCATCATCGCCTCGCCGGAATACAACAGCGGCATCACCGCGGCGCTGAAGAACACCATCGACTGGGTGTCCAGGGCGGACTCGGATGAGGAGCCTCCGCTGCTGGCGTTCAAGGGGAAAGCCGCGGCCATCATCGCCGCATCCCCCGGAGGATATGGCGGCGCGCGCAGCCTGGCGCAGCTCCGCATCCTGCTGGGGAACATCCGTGTCGATGTGATCGACGGGGAGGTCACCATCCCGAAGGCGTATGAGGCGTTCACCGCGGATGACCGGCTGATCGACGGCGCGCAGATGGCGGCGGTGGAACAGCTCGTCGGCAGGCTGGTGGACAAGCTCCG